Proteins from a single region of Noviherbaspirillum saxi:
- a CDS encoding LysR substrate-binding domain-containing protein encodes MKPAKKRLWQVDFITLRLFVAVCEEASIAHAAEREAIVASAVSKRITDIEDVIGTPLLLRHRSGVTPTPAGEALLQHARLLLRGAEKMQAELSEYASGVRGHIHIYASVSAVVEFLPDDISAFLAQHDNIKVDMEERVSNQVIRAVEENSAAIGVCWDFADTRGLQVIPYKTDHLTAVVHPDHPLAKRESVSFEETLQYDHVGQQPESLMNLFLRRVAADTGKTVFNRIHVATFEAACRIVRANLAMSIIPAEAIAPYQTALDLRVIPLTDPWAHRRFVICMRDYEALPMPTRLFVDFIGKVAQ; translated from the coding sequence ATGAAACCCGCCAAAAAACGATTGTGGCAGGTCGACTTCATCACCCTGCGTCTTTTTGTCGCCGTGTGCGAAGAAGCCAGCATCGCGCATGCTGCCGAGCGCGAGGCTATCGTGGCGTCCGCGGTCAGCAAACGCATCACCGATATAGAAGACGTCATCGGCACGCCGCTGCTGCTGAGACATCGTTCCGGCGTCACGCCTACACCGGCGGGCGAAGCCTTGCTGCAGCACGCACGCCTGTTGTTGCGCGGTGCCGAAAAAATGCAGGCGGAACTGAGCGAGTATGCCAGCGGCGTTCGCGGCCATATCCATATCTATGCCAGCGTCTCGGCCGTTGTCGAATTCCTGCCGGACGACATCAGCGCCTTCCTCGCGCAGCACGACAATATCAAGGTCGACATGGAGGAGCGCGTCAGCAATCAGGTGATCCGCGCGGTCGAGGAAAACAGCGCAGCCATCGGCGTCTGCTGGGACTTTGCCGATACCCGCGGACTGCAGGTCATTCCCTACAAGACCGATCATCTGACCGCGGTAGTCCATCCCGATCATCCATTGGCCAAACGCGAGTCGGTGTCATTCGAGGAAACGCTGCAATACGACCATGTCGGACAACAGCCTGAAAGCCTGATGAACCTGTTCCTGCGCCGTGTCGCGGCCGATACCGGTAAAACGGTATTCAACCGTATCCATGTCGCGACCTTTGAAGCGGCATGTCGCATCGTTCGCGCCAATCTCGCCATGAGCATCATTCCGGCCGAAGCGATCGCGCCATACCAGACCGCATTGGACTTGCGGGTCATTCCCCTGACCGATCCATGGGCGCACCGGCGCTTTGTCATTTGCATGCGCGATTACGAAGCATTGCCGATGCCGACGCGCTTGTTTGTCGACTTCATTGGCAAGGTTGCGCAATAG